The following coding sequences lie in one Myxococcus xanthus genomic window:
- a CDS encoding diguanylate cyclase — MPYPLDDATATALIALHPWVLTRSPQAPVQAAVEVLVQAEQARRGQPDAKTGALQVPALTQGNLLKEEYDLSTHGHHDGWRVGAVIADVQGMINVNARFGFPTGDAVLRATVESLSAQYPGAKVVRIHADAFAALLVPTSQLTVEEHLAVPTRERLAQDVRRVLPQGTPDADVPSWTVSLLELTVDAPSHWQVLGPLLWAELERTHVMERTGRAQGLQRRRIRLDGSIPGPATL; from the coding sequence ATGCCCTACCCGCTCGACGACGCCACGGCCACCGCCCTCATCGCCCTCCATCCCTGGGTGCTCACCCGCAGCCCCCAGGCCCCGGTGCAGGCCGCCGTGGAGGTGCTCGTCCAGGCGGAGCAGGCCCGGCGCGGCCAGCCGGACGCGAAGACGGGCGCGCTCCAGGTGCCAGCGCTCACCCAGGGCAACCTCCTCAAGGAGGAGTACGACTTGTCCACCCACGGCCATCATGATGGGTGGCGCGTGGGCGCCGTCATCGCGGACGTGCAGGGGATGATCAACGTCAACGCCCGCTTCGGCTTTCCCACCGGGGACGCGGTGCTGCGCGCAACCGTGGAGTCCCTCTCCGCGCAGTACCCCGGCGCGAAGGTGGTGCGCATCCACGCGGACGCCTTCGCCGCCCTGCTCGTGCCGACGTCGCAGCTCACGGTGGAGGAGCACCTCGCCGTCCCCACGCGTGAACGGCTGGCGCAGGACGTGCGCCGCGTGCTGCCCCAGGGAACGCCCGACGCGGACGTGCCCTCATGGACGGTGAGCCTGCTGGAGCTGACAGTGGACGCACCTTCGCACTGGCAGGTGCTGGGACCGCTGCTGTGGGCGGAGCTGGAGCGAACCCACGTCATGGAGCGTACCGGCCGCGCGCAGGGACTTCAGCGCAGGCGCATCCGGCTGGATGGCTCCATCCCAGGCCCCGCGACGCTCTGA
- the secA gene encoding preprotein translocase subunit SecA: protein MIEWTLKKLIGTKNERELKKAHAKVARVNELETRMRALKDEDFVSETNRMRQEIQNGRSLDDLLFEAFAITREAARRVIGQRHYDVQLIGGMFLHEGCIAEMRTGEGKTLTATLPTYLNALSGRGVHVVTVNDYLARRDAEWMGRVYRFLGMTTGCVLHELNDKQRQEAYRSDITYGQNNEFGFDYLRDNMKFRLQDYVQRELNFAIVDEVDSILIDEARTPLIISGPTEDSTDKYYRVDQVIPGLVPDQDYTLDEKHRSVSLTDDGIEKLQKRLGVGNLYDPGEIEMLHHVDQALRAHTLYKRDKDYVVKDGEVVIVDEFTGRQMPGRRWSDGLHQAIEAKEGVKIENENQTLATVSFQNYFRMYSKLAGMTGTADTEAEEFAKIYNLDVRVIPTNRPPIRKDLQDVVYKTEREKFEAVAAEIEELHKAGQPVLVGTVSIAKSEVVASFLKKRGIPHNVLNAKQHQREADIVAQAGRKGAVTISTNMAGRGTDILLGGNAEVLAKASMGPPPEPPTSAPEGQPLDLTAYEAELAAWEQKLADTKTKLEEQTKKEREEVHNAGGLFIIGTERHESRRVDNQLRGRAGRQGDPGGSRFFLSLEDDLMRIFGSERIQGLMERLGMEEGEVIEHVWLSRAIEGAQKRVEGHNFDIRKNLLEYDDVMNQQRRTIYKLRRQVLAAGAGVPLVEYDEDPKTRIKTRSERTVSWADFRELILDSMEDVIVSLTDTYAPTRGVEGWDIAALQQGVKETFNLEMNFEGVGNREELQEHIYKAAEKVFQAREEEFGENFMRFLQYNYLATIDRLWKDHLLAMDHLRQGIGLRGYGQKDPKQEYKKEGYQGFIQMLSAIKAQFVTQLMHVQPRSASSAAEEAARIQRQLAQQQKKAVEGRATADGKLDEGSVAAAARPAAASKPAVGRNDPCPCGSGRKYKKCHGASEASV, encoded by the coding sequence ATGATCGAATGGACGCTGAAGAAACTGATTGGGACCAAGAACGAGCGTGAGCTCAAGAAGGCCCACGCGAAGGTCGCCCGGGTCAATGAGCTGGAAACCCGTATGCGGGCCCTCAAGGACGAGGACTTCGTCTCCGAGACGAACCGCATGCGGCAGGAGATCCAGAACGGCCGTTCGCTGGACGACCTGCTCTTCGAGGCCTTTGCCATCACCCGCGAGGCGGCGCGCCGCGTCATCGGCCAGCGTCACTACGACGTGCAGCTCATTGGCGGCATGTTCCTCCACGAGGGTTGCATCGCGGAGATGCGCACCGGTGAAGGCAAGACGCTGACGGCGACGCTGCCCACCTACCTCAACGCTCTGTCCGGCCGGGGCGTACACGTCGTCACGGTGAACGACTACCTGGCCCGCCGCGACGCGGAGTGGATGGGGCGCGTCTACCGCTTCCTGGGCATGACGACGGGCTGCGTGCTGCACGAGTTGAACGACAAGCAGCGGCAGGAGGCGTACCGCTCGGACATCACCTACGGGCAGAACAACGAGTTCGGCTTCGACTACCTGCGCGACAACATGAAGTTCCGCCTGCAGGACTACGTCCAGCGCGAGCTGAACTTCGCCATCGTCGACGAGGTGGACTCCATCCTCATCGACGAGGCCCGCACGCCGCTCATCATCTCCGGCCCCACCGAGGACAGCACCGACAAGTACTACCGGGTGGACCAGGTCATCCCCGGGCTGGTGCCGGACCAGGACTACACCCTGGACGAGAAGCACCGCTCCGTGTCGCTCACGGATGACGGCATCGAGAAGCTCCAGAAGCGGCTGGGCGTGGGCAACCTGTACGACCCGGGCGAAATCGAGATGCTGCACCACGTGGACCAGGCCCTGCGCGCGCACACGCTCTACAAGCGCGACAAGGACTACGTGGTGAAGGACGGCGAGGTCGTCATCGTCGACGAGTTCACCGGCCGCCAGATGCCGGGACGCCGCTGGTCGGACGGCCTTCACCAGGCCATCGAGGCCAAGGAAGGCGTGAAGATCGAGAACGAGAACCAGACGCTCGCGACCGTCTCGTTCCAGAACTACTTCCGCATGTACTCCAAGCTGGCCGGCATGACGGGCACGGCGGACACGGAGGCGGAGGAGTTCGCGAAAATCTACAACCTCGACGTGCGCGTCATCCCCACCAACCGTCCGCCCATCCGCAAGGACCTGCAGGACGTGGTGTACAAGACGGAGCGCGAGAAGTTCGAGGCGGTGGCGGCGGAAATCGAGGAGCTGCACAAGGCGGGGCAGCCGGTGCTCGTGGGCACGGTGTCCATCGCCAAGAGCGAGGTGGTGGCCAGCTTCCTCAAGAAGCGCGGCATCCCGCACAACGTCCTCAACGCCAAGCAGCACCAGCGCGAGGCGGACATCGTCGCGCAGGCCGGCCGCAAGGGCGCCGTCACCATCTCCACCAACATGGCCGGCCGCGGAACGGACATCCTCCTGGGCGGTAACGCGGAGGTCCTGGCCAAGGCGTCCATGGGCCCGCCGCCCGAGCCGCCCACGTCGGCCCCGGAAGGGCAGCCGCTGGACCTGACGGCCTACGAGGCGGAGCTCGCGGCGTGGGAGCAGAAGCTCGCCGACACCAAGACGAAGCTCGAGGAGCAGACGAAGAAGGAGCGCGAGGAGGTCCACAACGCCGGCGGCCTCTTCATCATCGGCACCGAGCGCCACGAGTCGCGCCGCGTGGACAACCAGCTGCGTGGCCGCGCCGGCCGCCAGGGTGACCCGGGTGGCAGCCGCTTCTTCCTGTCGCTCGAGGACGACCTGATGCGCATCTTCGGGTCCGAGCGCATCCAGGGCCTGATGGAGCGGCTGGGCATGGAGGAGGGCGAGGTCATCGAGCACGTGTGGCTGTCACGTGCCATCGAGGGCGCCCAGAAGCGGGTCGAAGGCCACAACTTCGACATCCGCAAGAACCTCCTCGAGTACGACGACGTGATGAACCAGCAGCGCCGCACCATCTACAAGCTGCGGCGCCAGGTGCTGGCCGCGGGCGCGGGCGTGCCGCTGGTCGAGTACGACGAGGATCCGAAGACGCGCATCAAGACGCGCTCCGAGCGGACCGTCAGCTGGGCGGACTTCCGCGAGCTGATTCTGGACTCGATGGAGGACGTCATCGTGTCCCTCACCGACACCTACGCGCCCACCCGCGGCGTGGAGGGTTGGGACATCGCCGCGCTCCAGCAGGGCGTGAAGGAGACCTTCAACCTCGAGATGAACTTCGAGGGCGTGGGCAACCGCGAGGAGCTCCAGGAGCACATCTACAAGGCGGCGGAGAAGGTCTTCCAGGCGCGCGAGGAGGAGTTCGGCGAGAACTTCATGCGCTTCCTCCAGTACAACTACCTGGCCACCATCGACCGGCTCTGGAAGGACCACCTGCTGGCCATGGACCACCTGCGCCAGGGCATCGGCCTGCGCGGCTACGGCCAGAAGGACCCGAAGCAGGAGTACAAGAAGGAGGGCTACCAGGGCTTCATCCAGATGCTCTCCGCCATCAAGGCGCAGTTCGTCACCCAGCTCATGCACGTGCAGCCCCGCTCCGCCTCCAGCGCGGCGGAAGAGGCCGCCCGCATCCAGCGCCAGCTCGCCCAGCAGCAGAAGAAGGCGGTGGAGGGACGCGCCACGGCGGACGGCAAGCTGGATGAGGGCTCGGTGGCCGCGGCGGCGCGTCCGGCGGCAGCCAGCAAGCCGGCGGTGGGCCGCAACGACCCCTGCCCCTGCGGCAGCGGCCGGAAGTACAAGAAGTGCCACGGCGCCTCGGAGGCCAGCGTCTAG
- a CDS encoding SAM-dependent methyltransferase, which produces MPARTLAARPGRWLWTCRAGFEAHLFEELEWAGAEPRLLGEALVESDAISGPPPAFARAGYQVAATLTATSPEAIAEAATRTVLALPGRAPWAVQAFTPDTPRGNALAPVAEALESAVSARLPPGRRVEDAQRAREAGALLVSLCVAPDDVTVVGAVHAREAVSLAAGGRRRMRRAGDAPSRAAMKLEEALDGLAFEPGRGDVCVDLGAAPGGWTQRLVSRGAKVVAVDPARLMPELTGNPRVKHVQESAFAYAPDEPADWLFCDMAWRPLEVAQLLAKWGRRGWAQHLVANIKLPMKDKNPILLRVRHTLVQEGGWEGLTVRQLYHDRDEVTVTAHKMK; this is translated from the coding sequence ATGCCCGCCCGGACGCTGGCAGCCCGGCCCGGGCGCTGGCTGTGGACCTGTCGCGCGGGTTTCGAGGCCCACCTCTTCGAGGAGCTGGAGTGGGCCGGCGCCGAGCCCCGCCTGCTGGGCGAAGCCCTGGTGGAGAGTGACGCCATCTCCGGCCCTCCGCCCGCCTTCGCTCGCGCGGGCTATCAGGTGGCCGCCACCCTGACGGCCACCAGCCCCGAAGCCATCGCTGAAGCCGCGACTCGGACCGTGCTGGCGCTTCCCGGGCGGGCGCCCTGGGCGGTGCAGGCCTTCACGCCCGACACTCCGCGTGGCAATGCCCTGGCACCCGTGGCGGAAGCGCTGGAATCCGCCGTGTCCGCCAGGCTGCCGCCGGGGCGGCGCGTCGAGGACGCCCAACGGGCGCGCGAGGCGGGGGCGCTGCTGGTGTCCCTGTGCGTGGCGCCGGACGACGTGACGGTGGTGGGCGCCGTGCACGCGCGCGAGGCAGTGTCCCTGGCGGCGGGCGGACGCAGGCGCATGCGGCGGGCTGGAGATGCGCCGTCACGCGCGGCCATGAAGCTGGAGGAGGCCCTGGACGGACTGGCCTTCGAGCCTGGGCGCGGCGACGTGTGCGTGGACCTGGGCGCGGCGCCGGGCGGCTGGACGCAGCGACTGGTGAGCCGTGGCGCGAAGGTGGTGGCGGTGGACCCCGCCCGGCTGATGCCGGAGCTGACGGGGAACCCGCGCGTGAAGCACGTCCAGGAGAGCGCCTTCGCCTATGCGCCCGACGAGCCGGCGGACTGGCTCTTCTGCGACATGGCGTGGCGGCCCCTGGAAGTGGCGCAGCTGCTGGCCAAGTGGGGCCGCCGCGGCTGGGCGCAGCACCTGGTGGCCAACATCAAGCTGCCCATGAAGGACAAGAACCCCATCCTGCTGCGGGTGCGCCACACGCTCGTCCAGGAGGGCGGCTGGGAGGGGCTCACCGTCCGCCAGCTGTACCATGACCGGGATGAGGTCACTGTCACCGCGCACAAGATGAAGTGA
- the pyrH gene encoding UMP kinase, which produces MSSDTKKPLPYKRILLKLSGEALMGEGKYGIHPPTLMGIAEEVIEVAQAGVEVALVIGGGNIFRGVAGATEGMDRASADYMGMLATCINSMAMQDALEKKGLHTRVLSAIKMEQIAEPYIRRRAVRHLEKGRVVIFAAGTGNPYFTTDTAASLRAMEINAQVILKATKVDGVYSADPKKDPTARRYRSLTYMDVLKQNLNVMDSTAISLCMDNKLPIIVFDLTQRGNIRRAVLGDGDIGTLVGGSETVWA; this is translated from the coding sequence ATGTCCTCCGACACGAAGAAGCCGCTCCCGTATAAGCGCATTCTCCTCAAGCTCTCGGGCGAGGCCCTGATGGGGGAGGGGAAGTACGGAATCCATCCGCCCACGCTGATGGGCATCGCCGAGGAAGTCATCGAGGTGGCGCAGGCTGGCGTGGAGGTCGCCCTGGTGATTGGTGGCGGCAACATCTTCCGGGGCGTCGCTGGCGCCACGGAGGGCATGGACCGCGCCAGCGCCGACTACATGGGCATGCTGGCCACCTGCATCAACTCCATGGCCATGCAGGACGCGCTGGAGAAGAAGGGTCTGCACACGCGCGTGCTGTCCGCCATCAAGATGGAGCAGATTGCCGAGCCGTACATCCGCCGGCGCGCCGTGCGCCACCTGGAGAAGGGCCGCGTGGTGATTTTCGCGGCGGGCACCGGCAACCCGTACTTCACCACCGACACCGCCGCCTCTCTGCGCGCCATGGAAATCAACGCGCAGGTCATCCTGAAGGCGACCAAGGTGGACGGGGTGTACAGCGCGGACCCGAAGAAGGACCCCACGGCACGGCGCTATCGGTCGCTGACTTACATGGACGTGTTGAAGCAGAATCTCAACGTCATGGACTCCACGGCCATCTCGCTGTGCATGGACAACAAGCTGCCCATCATCGTGTTCGACCTGACGCAGCGGGGCAACATCCGCCGCGCGGTGCTGGGTGATGGGGACATTGGTACGTTGGTGGGTGGCAGCGAGACAGTCTGGGCCTGA
- a CDS encoding M23 family metallopeptidase → MAKKSFTLMVIPDHDAPVKRYTIQRSFLTQVGMGLMLVVGLGVGASVHYFQVAADASENRILREENLTLRSQLKSVRERIEHIGSTLDRVERFDQKLRAVTLLSDPQRNLAMGPTEPEAGTSAPATDTQFTQLTSTETPKALMGRLDRLSAEATRQEQSLQELQAYFQDQKSLLASTPSIWPARGWVTSDFGSRLDPYTADRVMHGGMDIAAPHGKEVFAPSDGTVVFAGLEGGYGNVLVIDHGYGIKTRYGHLSKMLVKAGDRVKRGMHIAAVGNTGRSTGPHLHYEVRVNGIGQNPRKFILEE, encoded by the coding sequence GTGGCGAAAAAGTCCTTCACACTGATGGTGATTCCGGACCATGACGCTCCGGTCAAGCGGTACACCATCCAGCGGTCCTTTCTCACCCAGGTGGGGATGGGACTGATGCTCGTGGTGGGACTGGGCGTGGGTGCGAGCGTGCACTACTTCCAGGTGGCCGCGGACGCCTCCGAGAACCGCATCCTTCGCGAAGAGAACCTGACGCTGCGCTCGCAGCTCAAGTCGGTGCGTGAGCGCATCGAGCACATTGGTTCCACGTTGGACCGGGTGGAGCGCTTCGACCAGAAGCTGCGCGCGGTGACGCTGCTGTCCGATCCTCAGCGCAACCTGGCCATGGGCCCGACGGAGCCCGAGGCGGGCACGTCCGCGCCGGCCACCGACACGCAATTCACGCAGCTGACGTCCACGGAGACGCCCAAGGCGCTGATGGGCCGGTTGGACCGGCTGAGCGCGGAGGCCACCCGCCAGGAGCAGAGCCTCCAGGAGTTGCAGGCCTACTTCCAGGACCAGAAGTCGCTGCTGGCCTCCACGCCGTCCATCTGGCCCGCGCGCGGCTGGGTGACGAGCGATTTCGGCTCGCGCCTGGACCCGTACACCGCGGACCGCGTCATGCACGGCGGCATGGACATCGCGGCGCCGCACGGCAAGGAAGTCTTCGCGCCGTCGGACGGCACGGTGGTGTTCGCGGGCCTGGAGGGCGGCTACGGCAACGTGCTCGTCATCGACCATGGCTACGGCATCAAGACGCGCTACGGCCACCTGTCGAAGATGCTGGTGAAGGCCGGCGACAGGGTGAAGCGCGGCATGCACATCGCCGCCGTCGGCAACACCGGCCGCTCCACGGGCCCGCACCTCCACTACGAGGTCCGCGTCAACGGCATCGGGCAGAACCCGCGCAAGTTCATCCTAGAGGAGTAG
- the frr gene encoding ribosome recycling factor — MSGDVVAELKGRIDKSIEGLRTDLTKVRTGRASIAILDGVRVDYYGTPTPLSGVASVNAPEPRLITIKPWEKSVLKDIEKALREANLGINPMNDGEMIRLPFPPLTEERRKDIAKQVKNKGEEFKVTIRNLRRDANEALKTQLKDKKITEDDHKRITEVVQKQTDAGITQVDEIVKKKEKEVMEV; from the coding sequence ATGAGTGGAGACGTCGTCGCCGAACTGAAGGGCCGTATCGACAAGTCGATCGAGGGCCTGCGCACGGACCTGACGAAGGTCCGCACGGGCCGCGCCAGCATCGCCATCCTGGATGGCGTCCGGGTGGACTACTACGGCACGCCGACGCCGCTGTCGGGCGTGGCCAGCGTCAACGCGCCCGAGCCCCGGCTCATCACCATCAAGCCGTGGGAGAAGAGCGTCCTCAAGGACATCGAGAAGGCGCTGCGCGAGGCGAACCTGGGCATCAACCCGATGAACGACGGCGAGATGATTCGCCTGCCCTTCCCGCCGCTCACCGAGGAGCGCCGCAAGGACATCGCCAAGCAGGTGAAGAACAAGGGCGAGGAGTTCAAGGTCACCATCCGCAACCTCCGCCGCGACGCGAACGAGGCGCTGAAGACGCAGCTGAAGGACAAGAAGATCACCGAGGACGACCACAAGCGCATCACCGAGGTCGTGCAGAAGCAGACCGACGCGGGCATCACGCAGGTGGATGAAATCGTGAAGAAGAAGGAGAAGGAGGTCATGGAGGTTTGA
- a CDS encoding Stp1/IreP family PP2C-type Ser/Thr phosphatase has translation MSSTAGQTAASRLKIISAGLTDVGRKRNHNEDSFLIDDELQLYVVADGMGGHAGGGTASRIAVETIDKEMRRAREGKDNPFLSVPNLQDSPIPEALRTAVERACLAIFTAAQEDARLSGMGTTVISLVVRDEHAFFAHVGDSRAYLIRGDLIQQISEDHSLVNEQIKAGMITPEEAKHSRYKNIITRSVGFEEEVQVDVMGLVSEPGDVFLLCSDGLANMMEDREIHETVVKARTFEEVPKRLIDFANERGGDDNITVIVVRVEA, from the coding sequence GTGTCCAGCACCGCAGGGCAGACCGCGGCCTCCCGCTTGAAGATAATTTCCGCCGGCCTGACGGATGTCGGGCGCAAACGTAATCACAACGAGGACAGCTTCCTCATTGATGATGAGCTCCAGCTCTACGTCGTGGCCGACGGAATGGGCGGCCATGCGGGCGGCGGCACTGCGTCCCGCATCGCGGTGGAGACCATCGACAAAGAGATGCGCCGGGCGCGGGAAGGCAAGGACAACCCCTTCCTTTCCGTCCCGAACCTCCAGGACTCTCCGATTCCGGAGGCGCTGCGCACCGCCGTGGAGCGGGCCTGCCTGGCCATCTTCACGGCCGCGCAGGAAGATGCGCGGCTGTCCGGCATGGGCACCACCGTCATCTCCCTGGTGGTGCGCGACGAGCACGCCTTCTTCGCCCACGTGGGTGACAGCCGCGCGTACCTCATCCGCGGCGACCTCATCCAGCAGATCTCCGAGGACCACTCGCTGGTCAACGAGCAGATCAAGGCGGGGATGATTACCCCGGAAGAGGCGAAGCACTCCCGCTACAAGAACATCATCACCCGCTCCGTCGGCTTCGAGGAGGAGGTGCAGGTGGACGTCATGGGGCTGGTGTCAGAGCCCGGCGACGTCTTCCTCCTCTGTTCGGACGGCCTCGCGAACATGATGGAGGACCGGGAGATCCACGAAACCGTGGTGAAGGCGCGGACCTTCGAAGAGGTCCCCAAGCGTCTCATCGACTTCGCCAACGAGCGTGGCGGCGACGACAACATCACCGTCATCGTCGTGCGAGTGGAGGCCTGA
- the tsf gene encoding translation elongation factor Ts, translated as MAEVSAQMVKELRERTNAGMMDCKKALSESGGDFAKAEEWLRKKGIAKAAGKEGRVASEGVIGTYVHSGRIGVIVEVNCETDFVARNPDFQELVKDVAMQIAAAGPKFVRREEVPTDNLDKEKDIQRELLKQQGKPEAMLEKILVGKMEKYYEGVCLVDQLWVKDDKKKVGEMISERAAKIGEKVSVRRFVRYEVGEGIEKKKDDLAAEVAKTLGQA; from the coding sequence ATGGCCGAAGTTAGCGCCCAGATGGTGAAGGAGCTCCGCGAGCGGACCAACGCGGGAATGATGGATTGCAAGAAGGCGCTCTCCGAGTCGGGTGGCGACTTCGCCAAGGCCGAGGAGTGGCTGCGCAAGAAGGGCATCGCCAAGGCCGCTGGCAAGGAAGGCCGCGTTGCCTCCGAAGGTGTCATTGGCACCTACGTTCACAGTGGCCGCATCGGCGTCATCGTCGAGGTGAACTGCGAGACGGACTTCGTCGCCCGCAACCCCGACTTCCAGGAGCTGGTGAAGGACGTGGCCATGCAGATTGCCGCGGCCGGCCCCAAGTTCGTCCGTCGTGAGGAGGTCCCCACGGACAACCTGGACAAGGAGAAGGACATCCAGCGCGAGCTCCTCAAGCAGCAGGGCAAGCCTGAGGCGATGCTGGAGAAGATCCTCGTCGGGAAGATGGAGAAGTACTACGAGGGCGTGTGCCTCGTGGACCAGCTCTGGGTGAAGGACGACAAGAAGAAGGTCGGCGAGATGATCTCCGAGCGCGCCGCGAAGATTGGCGAGAAGGTCTCCGTGCGCCGCTTCGTCCGCTACGAGGTGGGTGAGGGCATCGAGAAGAAGAAGGACGACCTCGCCGCCGAAGTCGCCAAGACGCTAGGCCAGGCGTAA
- the rpsB gene encoding 30S ribosomal protein S2 has protein sequence METQDTQTQQQAMAAAGGITMRQLLEAGVHFGHQTKRWNPKMKPFIFGARNGIYIIDLQKTVVMARSAFRFVADITARGGSVLFVGTKKQAQDVVREEAARAGQFFVTSRWLGGTLTNFKTIKQGIDRLKTLEKMAEDGTFERLPKKEVAQLEREREKLEKNLGGVKEMSKLPRCVFVIDPKKEHIAIHEAGRLGIPVIGLVDTNCDPDGIDFVIPGNDDAIRSIKLFTSKIAESCLEGAARYRASGAAERDEQEEREGRDDRGDRRDDRRGPRRGDRRDDRRDRGGDRGGDRRGPLVEMKAAAPVASTEPAAEAAAPEGEAAAE, from the coding sequence ATGGAAACGCAGGACACGCAGACGCAGCAGCAGGCGATGGCCGCCGCCGGTGGCATCACGATGAGGCAGCTCCTGGAGGCCGGTGTTCACTTCGGCCACCAGACGAAGCGCTGGAACCCGAAGATGAAGCCGTTCATCTTCGGCGCCCGCAACGGCATCTACATCATCGACCTGCAGAAGACGGTCGTGATGGCCCGTTCGGCGTTCCGCTTCGTGGCGGACATCACCGCGCGCGGTGGCTCGGTGCTCTTCGTCGGCACCAAGAAGCAAGCGCAGGACGTGGTCCGCGAGGAGGCCGCGCGCGCCGGTCAGTTCTTCGTCACCAGCCGCTGGCTGGGTGGCACGCTGACCAACTTCAAGACCATCAAGCAGGGCATCGACCGCCTGAAGACGCTGGAGAAGATGGCCGAGGACGGCACCTTCGAGCGCCTGCCCAAGAAGGAAGTCGCCCAGCTCGAGCGTGAGCGCGAGAAGCTGGAGAAGAACCTGGGCGGCGTGAAGGAGATGTCGAAGCTGCCCCGCTGCGTCTTCGTCATCGACCCGAAGAAGGAGCACATCGCCATCCACGAGGCGGGCCGCCTGGGCATCCCGGTCATCGGCCTGGTGGACACCAACTGCGATCCGGACGGCATCGACTTCGTCATCCCCGGCAACGACGACGCCATCCGCTCCATCAAGCTGTTCACCTCCAAGATTGCCGAGTCCTGCCTCGAGGGCGCCGCGCGTTACCGCGCCTCGGGCGCCGCCGAGCGCGACGAGCAGGAGGAGCGTGAGGGCCGTGACGACCGTGGCGACCGCCGCGATGACCGCCGTGGCCCGCGCCGCGGTGACCGCCGCGACGACCGTCGCGACCGGGGTGGTGACCGTGGCGGCGACCGCCGTGGCCCCCTCGTTGAGATGAAGGCCGCGGCCCCTGTCGCGTCCACCGAGCCGGCCGCCGAGGCCGCTGCTCCCGAGGGTGAGGCGGCGGCCGAGTAG